A window of Polaribacter litorisediminis contains these coding sequences:
- a CDS encoding isoprenyl transferase, giving the protein MDKKLLIDLQRVPKHVAIIMDGNGRWAKGRGMSRIFGHRNALTAVRESVKAASQINVEAITLYAFSTENWNRPKLEVDALMSLLINSLKKELPDFMKNGVKVNSIGSIENLPKNAQNVLNDVIYKTKNNTDIVLTFALSYGSREEIVNAFKNISKKVVNKELDLEKIDENTINNHLYTFNLPDVDLLIRTSGEQRISNFLLWQIAYAELYFTEILWPDFRQEHFYDAIIEYQNRERRFGKTSEQITE; this is encoded by the coding sequence ATGGATAAAAAATTACTTATCGATCTACAGAGAGTTCCTAAACACGTTGCCATTATTATGGATGGTAATGGGCGCTGGGCTAAAGGTAGAGGCATGAGTAGAATTTTTGGCCACAGAAATGCACTCACTGCAGTTAGAGAATCTGTAAAAGCAGCCTCTCAAATAAATGTAGAAGCCATTACTTTATATGCCTTTTCTACAGAAAACTGGAATCGCCCTAAATTAGAAGTGGATGCATTAATGAGTTTACTAATTAATTCATTAAAAAAAGAACTGCCAGACTTCATGAAAAATGGAGTCAAAGTAAATTCTATTGGATCTATAGAAAATTTACCAAAAAATGCTCAAAATGTTTTAAATGATGTTATTTATAAAACTAAAAACAACACGGATATTGTGCTAACTTTTGCGCTGAGCTATGGCTCAAGAGAAGAAATTGTTAACGCATTCAAAAACATATCTAAAAAAGTTGTTAATAAAGAGCTCGATTTAGAAAAAATAGACGAAAATACTATAAATAACCATTTATATACATTTAATTTGCCCGACGTAGATTTATTGATAAGAACTAGTGGAGAACAACGCATTAGTAACTTCTTATTATGGCAAATAGCATATGCCGAATTGTATTTTACAGAGATACTTTGGCCAGATTTTAGACAAGAACATTTCTATGATGCAATCATAGAGTACCAGAATAGAGAAAGACGATTTGGAAAAACAAGCGAACAAATTACAGAATAA
- a CDS encoding DUF6089 family protein, translating into MKTKISLLIFISISSILLGQEYEAGVFIGGSNYVGDIGRTNYIYPNTMAGAIFFKYNWNPRIAVRATYSYLPIKGDDLDADTDYRRTRGPNNIGYKFSNTINELALGIEYNFYEYDISSDDKYWTPYILIELAAFNYNYVTRETLANQYELGTKTSFAIPFGIGLKSKLTGPIAFAVETKFRYTFDDDLDYTTNTIPSLDFGGNNSDWYMFTGVSLIYTFGRPPCYTKGF; encoded by the coding sequence ATGAAAACAAAAATATCATTACTCATTTTTATAAGCATCTCTAGCATTTTGTTAGGGCAAGAATATGAAGCTGGCGTATTTATTGGAGGCTCTAATTATGTTGGGGATATTGGCAGAACCAATTATATATATCCAAATACCATGGCTGGTGCTATTTTTTTTAAATATAATTGGAATCCTAGAATAGCAGTAAGAGCAACTTATAGTTATTTACCTATAAAAGGAGATGATTTAGATGCAGACACAGATTACAGAAGAACTAGAGGACCAAATAATATTGGTTATAAATTCTCAAATACAATAAACGAATTGGCACTAGGTATAGAATATAATTTTTATGAGTACGACATCTCTTCTGATGATAAATATTGGACTCCCTATATCTTGATAGAATTGGCTGCCTTTAACTATAATTATGTTACCAGAGAAACCTTGGCAAATCAATACGAACTTGGCACTAAAACTTCTTTCGCGATACCTTTTGGCATCGGACTTAAATCTAAATTAACTGGGCCCATCGCCTTTGCGGTAGAAACAAAATTTAGATATACTTTTGATGACGATTTAGATTATACTACAAACACAATTCCTAGTTTAGATTTTGGAGGTAATAATAGCGATTGGTACATGTTTACAGGAGTGTCTCTAATCTACACATTTGGTAGACCTCCTTGTTACACAAAAGGATTTTAG
- a CDS encoding NAD kinase has product MKKVAIYGQSYSISAEKEIQILLEVLHENNIDIFIEQEFYNLLVAGNILAKKYPTFSHFSDLNNSFDVLFTLGGDGTILRAVTYIRNLDIPILGINTGRLGFLATINKRTIKESIALILNGEYSIQERTLLAVKTSPKTAKFEELNFALNEVTIARKNTTSMIGVRTSLNNEYLTNYWADGLIIATPTGSTGYSLSCNGPVISPDSKNLIITPIAPHNLNARPMVISDETTIQLTIDSREKDFLISLDSRITTVPKNTLVSIKKATFTIQSIIPNNQSFLKTLRTKLLWGEDTRNETNL; this is encoded by the coding sequence ATGAAGAAAGTTGCAATTTACGGTCAATCTTATTCCATTTCTGCAGAAAAAGAAATTCAAATTTTATTGGAGGTACTTCATGAAAATAATATCGATATTTTTATTGAACAAGAATTTTATAATTTATTAGTAGCAGGTAATATTTTAGCTAAAAAATATCCAACTTTTTCTCATTTTTCTGATTTAAATAATTCTTTTGATGTACTCTTCACTTTAGGTGGAGATGGCACCATTTTAAGAGCTGTAACCTATATCAGAAATTTAGACATTCCTATTTTAGGAATCAATACGGGTCGATTAGGATTCTTAGCAACTATCAACAAAAGAACCATTAAAGAAAGCATTGCCTTGATTTTAAATGGTGAATACTCTATTCAAGAAAGAACTTTACTAGCTGTAAAAACTTCACCAAAAACCGCTAAATTTGAAGAACTTAATTTTGCCTTAAATGAAGTGACTATTGCCAGAAAAAACACAACTTCTATGATTGGTGTTAGAACTAGTTTAAACAACGAATATCTAACTAATTATTGGGCAGATGGTTTAATTATAGCCACTCCTACGGGTTCAACAGGATATTCTTTAAGCTGCAACGGTCCTGTAATTTCTCCAGACTCTAAAAACTTAATTATTACACCAATTGCACCTCACAACTTAAACGCAAGACCCATGGTAATCTCTGATGAAACTACTATTCAACTAACCATAGATTCTAGAGAAAAAGATTTTTTAATTTCATTAGATTCTAGAATTACAACCGTACCTAAGAACACGCTAGTTTCTATTAAAAAAGCAACCTTTACCATTCAGAGTATCATTCCAAACAATCAATCTTTTCTAAAAACGCTTCGCACTAAATTATTGTGGGGAGAAGATACCAGAAATGAAACCAATCTTTAA
- a CDS encoding CBS domain-containing protein, with translation MNINDYILKEIKALTLKNTVKSAQKLFKNYPITHFPLIENGKLLGSFAENDLQTIEHKENKLVNYVHLLNSFFADEKATVLELLKIFADNDTTIIPVINDDKNYIGYYDLRDVLDAFSTSPFMIEESETLIIEKLEDDYSMSEVAQIVESNGGQLLGLYISEKRSDFVQITLKIVTKEINEMMHTFRRYNYKVISMHENDIYLEDLKNRSEYLQKYLEM, from the coding sequence ATGAACATAAACGATTACATCCTAAAAGAAATTAAAGCATTAACACTTAAAAACACTGTAAAGAGTGCTCAAAAACTGTTTAAAAATTATCCTATAACACATTTTCCATTAATTGAAAACGGAAAACTACTAGGGTCTTTTGCTGAAAATGATCTACAAACTATAGAACATAAAGAAAATAAGCTAGTAAATTATGTACATTTATTAAATTCTTTTTTTGCGGATGAAAAAGCAACTGTTTTAGAATTGTTAAAAATTTTTGCTGATAACGACACCACCATAATCCCTGTGATAAATGATGATAAAAATTATATTGGTTATTATGATTTACGAGATGTTTTAGACGCTTTTTCTACAAGCCCTTTTATGATTGAAGAAAGTGAAACTTTAATTATAGAAAAATTAGAAGATGATTATTCTATGAGTGAAGTAGCACAGATTGTAGAATCTAATGGCGGGCAATTATTAGGCTTGTATATTTCAGAAAAAAGGAGCGACTTTGTGCAAATAACCTTAAAAATTGTAACGAAAGAAATTAATGAAATGATGCATACCTTTAGACGTTATAATTATAAAGTTATTTCTATGCACGAAAATGATATCTACCTAGAAGATTTAAAAAATAGATCTGAATACTTACAAAAATACTTAGAAATGTAG
- a CDS encoding pyridoxine 5'-phosphate synthase, which produces MTKLSVNINKIATLRNSRGGNVPNLLKVAADIEDFGAQGITIHPRPDERHIRYQDARDLKNTVSTEFNIEGNPIQSFMDLVLEIKPTQVTLVPDAVDAITSNAGWDTITHQSFLQEVIKEFQNNGIRTSIFIDTDVNLIEAAAKTGTDRIELYTEYFASEFDKGNKNAVKPYTEAAILAHKLGLGINAGHDLSLDNIKFFKENIPNLAEVSIGHALIAESLYLGLENVVNMYLHRLK; this is translated from the coding sequence ATGACAAAGTTAAGCGTAAATATTAATAAAATTGCAACTTTACGAAATTCTAGAGGAGGTAATGTACCTAATTTATTAAAAGTAGCAGCAGATATTGAAGATTTTGGGGCACAGGGAATTACCATACACCCAAGGCCAGACGAACGTCATATTCGGTATCAAGATGCTAGAGATTTAAAAAATACGGTAAGTACAGAATTTAATATCGAAGGCAATCCGATACAATCTTTTATGGATTTAGTGTTAGAAATAAAGCCAACCCAAGTTACTTTAGTGCCAGATGCTGTAGATGCAATTACCTCAAATGCAGGATGGGATACCATTACACATCAATCTTTTTTACAAGAGGTTATCAAAGAATTTCAAAACAACGGAATTAGAACTTCTATTTTTATTGATACCGATGTAAACTTGATAGAAGCCGCGGCAAAAACAGGGACCGATAGAATAGAATTATACACAGAATATTTTGCTAGTGAGTTTGATAAAGGCAATAAAAATGCTGTAAAACCCTATACCGAAGCAGCTATTTTAGCACACAAATTAGGATTAGGAATTAACGCAGGGCATGATTTAAGCTTGGATAATATCAAATTTTTTAAAGAGAACATTCCTAATTTAGCCGAAGTTTCTATTGGACATGCATTGATTGCAGAAAGTTTGTATTTAGGATTAGAGAATGTCGTAAACATGTATTTACATCGACTAAAATAA
- a CDS encoding alpha/beta fold hydrolase → MNNKLNSDQKKHNSSPLLEGFGEALHSKILGEGKPLLILHGYFGASDNWKTLGNQFADNFQVHLIDQRNHGRSFHSDEFSYELLVNDLYNYIQYHHLENIYLMGHSMGGKTAMLFAVTYPDLVDKLIVVDISPKEYKPHHHTILAGLNSVDFSKQNSRKLVDAQIAKYIPEVGVRQFLLKNVYWKEKGVLDYRFNLKSLTDNNPEVGKPLPKNARFTKETLFLKGEKSGYIIPSEYAIIDAHFPQNKIVEIKNAGHWLHAENPKQFYKEVCEFLGESS, encoded by the coding sequence ATGAATAATAAATTAAATTCAGATCAAAAAAAACACAACAGTTCCCCTCTTTTGGAGGGGTTCGGGGAGGCTCTACATTCAAAAATTTTAGGAGAAGGAAAGCCTTTATTAATCTTACATGGTTATTTTGGTGCAAGCGATAATTGGAAAACGTTAGGAAATCAATTTGCTGATAATTTTCAAGTTCACTTAATAGATCAAAGAAACCACGGACGTAGTTTTCATTCTGATGAATTTAGTTATGAGCTTTTAGTGAATGATCTCTACAATTATATTCAATATCATCACTTAGAAAATATATATTTAATGGGGCATTCTATGGGCGGAAAAACTGCGATGCTGTTTGCTGTTACTTATCCAGATTTAGTGGATAAATTAATCGTTGTAGATATTTCACCAAAAGAATATAAACCACATCATCATACAATTTTAGCAGGCTTAAATTCGGTCGATTTCTCAAAACAAAATTCAAGAAAGTTGGTAGATGCACAAATTGCAAAATACATTCCAGAAGTTGGGGTTCGCCAGTTTTTATTAAAGAATGTATATTGGAAAGAAAAAGGAGTTTTAGACTATCGTTTTAATCTTAAATCGCTAACAGATAATAACCCAGAAGTTGGCAAGCCATTGCCGAAAAACGCAAGATTTACAAAAGAAACATTGTTTTTAAAAGGTGAAAAATCGGGGTATATTATTCCTTCTGAATACGCGATTATTGATGCTCATTTCCCTCAAAATAAAATTGTAGAAATTAAGAATGCAGGCCATTGGTTGCATGCAGAAAATCCGAAGCAATTTTATAAAGAAGTTTGTGAGTTTTTAGGGGAATCTTCTTGA
- a CDS encoding DUF481 domain-containing protein, with translation MKKIIYYFLFVPFCLAAQINESDTLNLRANLSLTGFWQGGNVETLIFRAKSEVSFKPSKKMVFKTMNSYVYQAFGKTKADEDILSLNFLYFNPKRKLYPLVLGFVSTNFRREINLRSLLGVGVTYQVLENKEYWLKFSISSEYEQTKFDKTRFNISEYNGNQSINTFRSTFWVNGKYNLFKKKVIINHEIYFQPSLEQRDNFRWQADVGLELPVWKFLNFKINYRHTFESIVIESQKQEDGMMSFGFTLKSY, from the coding sequence ATGAAAAAAATTATATACTATTTTTTGTTTGTTCCTTTTTGTCTTGCTGCGCAAATTAATGAAAGTGATACGCTTAACCTAAGAGCTAACCTTTCTTTAACAGGTTTTTGGCAAGGCGGAAATGTAGAAACTTTAATTTTTAGGGCAAAATCAGAAGTTAGTTTTAAGCCTTCAAAAAAAATGGTTTTCAAAACGATGAACTCATATGTGTATCAAGCATTCGGAAAAACAAAGGCCGACGAAGATATTTTAAGTCTTAACTTTTTATACTTTAATCCAAAGAGGAAATTGTATCCCTTAGTATTGGGTTTTGTGAGTACCAATTTTAGAAGAGAAATTAATTTGAGGTCTCTTTTAGGGGTTGGCGTTACGTATCAAGTTTTAGAAAATAAGGAGTATTGGCTTAAGTTTTCGATTTCAAGTGAATATGAACAAACAAAATTTGATAAAACAAGATTTAATATTTCCGAATATAATGGGAACCAATCAATCAATACCTTTCGGAGTACTTTTTGGGTAAATGGAAAGTATAACTTGTTTAAGAAAAAAGTAATTATCAATCATGAAATTTATTTTCAACCTTCTTTAGAGCAGCGTGATAATTTTCGCTGGCAAGCAGATGTAGGTTTAGAACTGCCTGTTTGGAAGTTCTTAAATTTTAAAATAAATTACCGACATACTTTTGAAAGTATCGTTATTGAAAGTCAAAAACAAGAAGATGGTATGATGTCTTTTGGCTTTACCTTAAAAAGTTATTGA